Proteins encoded within one genomic window of Drosophila gunungcola strain Sukarami chromosome 2R unlocalized genomic scaffold, Dgunungcola_SK_2 000079F, whole genome shotgun sequence:
- the LOC128256952 gene encoding protein CDV3 homolog isoform X4, producing MAELDDFFAKKDKKKSKKATKFVTADELVKSLEDGSKREVVKPKKPEPVAGGVAVVGENENSGGTNVPESAPPVEEEWKEFEEEQRKDYSGLKIGQLSTITAQESEEARAARVPSSAPDGGSYDDDDEDSNGYDNADPSKERVGHGPWKKVIPAEEVMQIPVPVEVEKPSSKTYVSPALRYSQAGSGLGGGSIGGAMRPRRAAPDITNTEFFPTLSAARPEEQRKKKNEPAFEEVRHGGRFQRVQESTTAPVAASNRFQSLDDEAS from the exons ATGGCCGAACTGGACGATTTCTTCGCGAAAAAGGACAAGAAGAAGTCCAAGAAAGCGACCAAGTTTGTGACCGCCGACGAGCTGGTGAAGAGTCTGGAGGACGGCAGCAAGCGCGAGGTGGTCAAGCCAAAAAAACCCGAGCCAGTCGCTGGCGGCGTGGCAGTGGTGGGCGAAAACGAGAACAGCGGCGGCACCAATGTGCCAGAGTCCGCCCCG CCCGTCGAGGAGGAGTGGAAGGAGTTCGAGGAGGAGCAGCGCAAGGACTACAGCGGCCTGAAGATCGGCCAGCTGAGCACCAT AACCGCCCAGGAATCCGAAGAGGCGCGTGCCGCTCGGGTGCCCTCCTCCGCTCCGGATGGCGGCAGCtacgacgacgatgacgaggacAGCAATGGGTACGACAACGCGGACCCAAGCAAGGAACGCGTCGGGCACGGGCCCTGGAAGAAGGTGATCCCGGCCGAGGAGGTGATGCAGATCCCGGTGCCGGTAGAGGTGGAGAAGCCCTCGTCCAAGACCTACGTTTCACCCGCGCTACGCTACAGC CAGGCCGGAAGCGGACTGGGAGGCGGCTCCATTGGCGGCGCCATGCGTCCACGACGCGCCGCCCCCGACATTACCAACACCGAGTTCTTCCCCACGCTAAGTGCGGCGCGTCCGGAGGAACAGCGCAAGAAGAAAAACGAACCCGCCTTCGAAGAAGTCCGTCACGGTGGCCGCTTCCAGCGCGTGCAGGAGTCCACGACCGCCCCTGTGGCGGCCTCCAATCGATTCCAGTCGCTCGACGACGAGGCCAGCTAG
- the LOC128256952 gene encoding protein CDV3 homolog isoform X2: MAELDDFFAKKDKKKSKKATKFVTADELVKSLEDGSKREVVKPKKPEPVAGGVAVVGENENSGGTNVPESAPPVEEEWKEFEEEQRKDYSGLKIGQLSTISSAHSRTAQESEEARAARVPSSAPDGGSYDDDDEDSNGYDNADPSKERVGHGPWKKVIPAEEVMQIPVPVEVEKPSSKTYVSPALRYSQAGSGLGGGSIGGAMRPRRAAPDITNTEFFPTLSAARPEEQRKKKNEPAFEEVRHGGRFQRVQESTTAPVAASNRFQSLDDEAS; this comes from the exons ATGGCCGAACTGGACGATTTCTTCGCGAAAAAGGACAAGAAGAAGTCCAAGAAAGCGACCAAGTTTGTGACCGCCGACGAGCTGGTGAAGAGTCTGGAGGACGGCAGCAAGCGCGAGGTGGTCAAGCCAAAAAAACCCGAGCCAGTCGCTGGCGGCGTGGCAGTGGTGGGCGAAAACGAGAACAGCGGCGGCACCAATGTGCCAGAGTCCGCCCCG CCCGTCGAGGAGGAGTGGAAGGAGTTCGAGGAGGAGCAGCGCAAGGACTACAGCGGCCTGAAGATCGGCCAGCTGAGCACCAT CTCTTCGGCCCATTCCAGAACCGCCCAGGAATCCGAAGAGGCGCGTGCCGCTCGGGTGCCCTCCTCCGCTCCGGATGGCGGCAGCtacgacgacgatgacgaggacAGCAATGGGTACGACAACGCGGACCCAAGCAAGGAACGCGTCGGGCACGGGCCCTGGAAGAAGGTGATCCCGGCCGAGGAGGTGATGCAGATCCCGGTGCCGGTAGAGGTGGAGAAGCCCTCGTCCAAGACCTACGTTTCACCCGCGCTACGCTACAGC CAGGCCGGAAGCGGACTGGGAGGCGGCTCCATTGGCGGCGCCATGCGTCCACGACGCGCCGCCCCCGACATTACCAACACCGAGTTCTTCCCCACGCTAAGTGCGGCGCGTCCGGAGGAACAGCGCAAGAAGAAAAACGAACCCGCCTTCGAAGAAGTCCGTCACGGTGGCCGCTTCCAGCGCGTGCAGGAGTCCACGACCGCCCCTGTGGCGGCCTCCAATCGATTCCAGTCGCTCGACGACGAGGCCAGCTAG
- the LOC128256952 gene encoding protein CDV3 homolog isoform X1, whose product MAELDDFFAKKDKKKSKKATKFVTADELVKSLEDGSKREVVKPKKPEPVAGGVAVVGENENSGGTNVPESAPPVEEEWKEFEEEQRKDYSGLKIGQLSTISSAHSRTAQESEEARAARVPSSAPDGGSYDDDDEDSNGYDNADPSKERVGHGPWKKVIPAEEVMQIPVPVEVEKPSSKTYVSPALRYSQQAGSGLGGGSIGGAMRPRRAAPDITNTEFFPTLSAARPEEQRKKKNEPAFEEVRHGGRFQRVQESTTAPVAASNRFQSLDDEAS is encoded by the exons ATGGCCGAACTGGACGATTTCTTCGCGAAAAAGGACAAGAAGAAGTCCAAGAAAGCGACCAAGTTTGTGACCGCCGACGAGCTGGTGAAGAGTCTGGAGGACGGCAGCAAGCGCGAGGTGGTCAAGCCAAAAAAACCCGAGCCAGTCGCTGGCGGCGTGGCAGTGGTGGGCGAAAACGAGAACAGCGGCGGCACCAATGTGCCAGAGTCCGCCCCG CCCGTCGAGGAGGAGTGGAAGGAGTTCGAGGAGGAGCAGCGCAAGGACTACAGCGGCCTGAAGATCGGCCAGCTGAGCACCAT CTCTTCGGCCCATTCCAGAACCGCCCAGGAATCCGAAGAGGCGCGTGCCGCTCGGGTGCCCTCCTCCGCTCCGGATGGCGGCAGCtacgacgacgatgacgaggacAGCAATGGGTACGACAACGCGGACCCAAGCAAGGAACGCGTCGGGCACGGGCCCTGGAAGAAGGTGATCCCGGCCGAGGAGGTGATGCAGATCCCGGTGCCGGTAGAGGTGGAGAAGCCCTCGTCCAAGACCTACGTTTCACCCGCGCTACGCTACAGC CAGCAGGCCGGAAGCGGACTGGGAGGCGGCTCCATTGGCGGCGCCATGCGTCCACGACGCGCCGCCCCCGACATTACCAACACCGAGTTCTTCCCCACGCTAAGTGCGGCGCGTCCGGAGGAACAGCGCAAGAAGAAAAACGAACCCGCCTTCGAAGAAGTCCGTCACGGTGGCCGCTTCCAGCGCGTGCAGGAGTCCACGACCGCCCCTGTGGCGGCCTCCAATCGATTCCAGTCGCTCGACGACGAGGCCAGCTAG
- the LOC128256952 gene encoding protein CDV3 homolog isoform X3: MAELDDFFAKKDKKKSKKATKFVTADELVKSLEDGSKREVVKPKKPEPVAGGVAVVGENENSGGTNVPESAPPVEEEWKEFEEEQRKDYSGLKIGQLSTITAQESEEARAARVPSSAPDGGSYDDDDEDSNGYDNADPSKERVGHGPWKKVIPAEEVMQIPVPVEVEKPSSKTYVSPALRYSQQAGSGLGGGSIGGAMRPRRAAPDITNTEFFPTLSAARPEEQRKKKNEPAFEEVRHGGRFQRVQESTTAPVAASNRFQSLDDEAS, translated from the exons ATGGCCGAACTGGACGATTTCTTCGCGAAAAAGGACAAGAAGAAGTCCAAGAAAGCGACCAAGTTTGTGACCGCCGACGAGCTGGTGAAGAGTCTGGAGGACGGCAGCAAGCGCGAGGTGGTCAAGCCAAAAAAACCCGAGCCAGTCGCTGGCGGCGTGGCAGTGGTGGGCGAAAACGAGAACAGCGGCGGCACCAATGTGCCAGAGTCCGCCCCG CCCGTCGAGGAGGAGTGGAAGGAGTTCGAGGAGGAGCAGCGCAAGGACTACAGCGGCCTGAAGATCGGCCAGCTGAGCACCAT AACCGCCCAGGAATCCGAAGAGGCGCGTGCCGCTCGGGTGCCCTCCTCCGCTCCGGATGGCGGCAGCtacgacgacgatgacgaggacAGCAATGGGTACGACAACGCGGACCCAAGCAAGGAACGCGTCGGGCACGGGCCCTGGAAGAAGGTGATCCCGGCCGAGGAGGTGATGCAGATCCCGGTGCCGGTAGAGGTGGAGAAGCCCTCGTCCAAGACCTACGTTTCACCCGCGCTACGCTACAGC CAGCAGGCCGGAAGCGGACTGGGAGGCGGCTCCATTGGCGGCGCCATGCGTCCACGACGCGCCGCCCCCGACATTACCAACACCGAGTTCTTCCCCACGCTAAGTGCGGCGCGTCCGGAGGAACAGCGCAAGAAGAAAAACGAACCCGCCTTCGAAGAAGTCCGTCACGGTGGCCGCTTCCAGCGCGTGCAGGAGTCCACGACCGCCCCTGTGGCGGCCTCCAATCGATTCCAGTCGCTCGACGACGAGGCCAGCTAG
- the LOC128256953 gene encoding troponin C-akin-1 protein: MGQAKKVSSALSKLFVYGALKYGQPSNSILASSGNGYAKFWCKATTTQKLPLVIATRYNIPFLLNKPGVGYYVTGEIYEVDDRMLNSLDNLEDCEEIYTREKHDMNIGVGEGTVPCWVYLLQKYPENLLSLRYLSGYENSTTHPYIMRHRRTHKHPAQDDLTYEAQN, encoded by the exons atgggCCAAGCAAAG AAAGTCTCATCCGCCCTGAGCAAACTCTTCGTGTACGGCGCCCTCAAGTACGGACAGCCTAGCAACTCCATCCTGGCCAGCTCCGGCAATGGATACGCCAAATTCTGGTGCAAGGCCACTACCACCCAAAAGCTGCCGCTGGTGATCGCCACCCGCTACAACATTCCATTCCTGCTCAACAAGCCCGGAGTGGGCTATTACGTAACCGGGGAGATCTACGAGGTGGACGACCGCATGCTCAATTCCCTAGACAACCTGGAGGATTGCGAGGAGATCTACACGCGGGAAAAGCACGACATGAACATTGGAGTGGGCGAGGG AACCGTCCCCTGCTGGGTGTACCTGCTGCAGAAGTACCCGGAGAACCTGCTCAGCCTACGCTATTTGTCCGGATACGAGAACTCCACAACCCATCCGTACATCATGCGCCACCGCCGCACCCACAAGCACCCGGCCCAGGACGATCTCACCTACGAGGCCCAGAACTAA
- the LOC128256978 gene encoding LHFPL tetraspan subfamily member 2 protein, with product MCYVIITSASLVWFLCSLVSDMLVAVALVTPKWLVGPAQAINSSSNPHRQSSVGIYTRCKVMQEGGLYHCGRFDLDGLATDSNVYPGEWKAAMFFASLGCSLLSVTVLLTLLTCCRQSAFGKSIHNLTACAQVVAAISVMLALFLHPIGWRAPRVQRLCGPDAEPFYPADCSIGISFYCGVIGVLLTFAAAGISLKAESSNMRTRVCRRVEAGSKLVCIP from the exons ATGTGCTACGTTATCATCACCAGTGCCAGTCTGGTGTGGTTCCTCTGCTCCCTGGTGTCGGACATGCTCGTCGCAGTGGCCCTGGTCACGCCCAAGTGGCTGGTGGGCCCCGCCCAAGCCATCAACTCCAGCTCTAACCCCCATCGCCAGTCCTCGGTGGGCATTTACACGCGCTGCAAGGTAATGCAGGAGGGGGGACTATATCATTGCGGACGCTTCGACTTGGACGGACTGGCCACGGACAGCAACGTTTACCCCGGAGAGTGGAAGGCAGCCATGTTCTTCGCCTCGCTGGGATGTAGCCTGCTGTCGGTCACAGTGCTGCTGACTTTGCTTACCTGTTGTCGCCAGTCGGCCTTTGGGAAGAGCATCCACAACTTAACGGCCTGCGCCCAGGTGGTGGCAG CAATAAGCGTGATGCTGGCCCTCTTCCTGCATCCGATAGGCTGGAGGGCGCCCCGAGTTCAACGGCTGTGCGGTCCAGATGCAGAGCCTTTCTATCCCGCCGACTGCAGCATAG GAATCTCCTTCTACTGCGGAGTCATCGGCGTACTCCTCACATTCGCCGCCGCCGGCATCAGCCTCAAGGCGGAGTCTTCCAACATGCGCACACGCGTTTGCAGACGAGTAGAGGCGGGCAGCAAACTGGTCTGCATTCCGTAG
- the LOC128256963 gene encoding dnaJ homolog subfamily C member 21 codes for MRCYYEELELQRDAKDGDIKTAYRKMALRWHPDKNPDSLAEAKERFQLIQQAYEVLSDPQERFWYDNHREQILRGKNSEYAENCLDVFQFFTSSCYKGYGDDEQGFYRVYTDVFVKIALEDMEFMDEDDRLGMAPDFGHAHSSYEEVVGPFYAFWQAYSTRKTYEWLCPYDVREIKERFILRKVEKEMKKIVQTARKERNEEVRNLVNFVRKRDRRVQAYRRVLEERAEANRLKQEEKRKEQLRKRQEALAAVRENKVFNEGYEEQLKQLEQQYGSDSDDYTDEDEDAEVGEDSEDDIDPEADKFEVEYVDDLYCVACNKTFKNAKARANHEESKKHRDNVERLCQEMEEEEEAFNDASHEDSLNGVEESLGELQVDEAQLSSEEVSTLSKRNKKNKKSRKSAAKQVEEEASDGPEEPIDLKAAISESEDEDWSKGKKGARKSKSKKAAASKAKPADQTAPEPIPNESKAIPTSASKSGDEDLDPTKPQHTCVTCRLIFDSKNKLFAHLKKTNHGVYIPKAKPDVEGKPPGKSKGKRNK; via the exons ATGCGCTGCTACTACGAGGAGCTCGAGCTCCAACGAGACGCCAAGGATGGGGACATCAAAACTGCGTACCGCAAAATGGCCCTGCGCTGGCACCCGGACAAGAATCCCGACAGCCTGGCGGAGGCCAAGGAGCGCTTCCAGCTGATCCAGCAGGCATACGAGGTGCTTTCTGATCCACAGGAGCGGTTCTGGTACGACAATCACCGCGAGCAGATCCTGCGCGGCAAGAACTCTGAGTACGCGGAGAACTGCCTGGACGTGTTCCAGTTCTTCACCAGTTCCTGCTACAAAGGCTACGGCGACGACGAACAGGGCTTCTACCGCGTCTACACCGACGTCTTTGTGAAGATTGCCCTGGAGGACATGGAGTTCATGGACGAGGACGACCGTCTGGGGATGGCGCCGGACTTTGGCCACGCTCACAGCAGCTACGAGGAGGTTGTGGGTCCGTTTTACGCCTTCTGGCAGGCCTATAGCACCAGGAAGACCTACGAGTGGCTGTGCCCTTACGATGTGCGCGAGATCAAGGAACGCTTTATCCTGCGCAAAGTGGAGAAGGAGATGAAGAAGATCGTCCAGACTGCTCGTAAGGAGCGCAACGAAGAG GTTCGAAACTTGGTAAACTTTGTGCGGAAGCGGGATCGCAGAGTGCAGGCCTACAGGCGAGTTCTTGAGGAGCGGGCTGAGGCCAATCGCCTGAAACAGGAGGAGAAGCGCAAGGAGCAGCTGAGAAAGCGCCAGGAGGCACTGGCGGCCGTCAGGGAAAACAAAGTGTTTAATGAGGGCTACGAAGAGCAGCTGAAGCAGTTGGAGCAGCAGTACGGCAGCGATTCGGACGACTACACAGATGAAGACGAGGACGCAGAGGTTGGCGAGGACTCAGAGGATGACATTGATCCGGAGGCCGATAAATTCGAGGTGGAATACGTGGACGATCTGTACTGCGTGGCGTGCAACAAGACATTTAAAAACGCCAAGGCACGGGCCAATCACGAGGAGAGCAAGAAGCACAGGGATAATGTAGAGCGACTATGTCAGGAGAtggaggaagaggaggaggcgTTCAACGATGCATCTCACGAAGACAGCTTAAATGGAGTGGAGGAGTCGCTGGGTGAATTGCAAGTTGATGAGGCACAGTTGTCCAGCGAAGAGGTATCTACGCTAAGCAAGCGcaacaaaaagaacaaaaaatcaaGGAAATCAGCTGCCAAGCAAGTGGAGGAAGAAGCCAGCGATGGACCTGAAGAACCCATAGACCTCAAGGCAGCCATTAGCGAATCAGAGGATGAAGACTGGAGTAAAGGCAAAAAGGGTGCCaggaaaagcaaaagcaaaaaggcGGCTGCTAGCAAGGCAAAACCGGCAGATCAAACGGCTCCGGAACCAATCCCAAACGAGTCCAAAGCGATTCCCACGAGTGCTTCTAAGAGCGGAGATGAAGATCTCGATCCCACCAAGCCGCAACACACCTGCGTCACCTGCCGGCTAATTTTTGACTCTAAGAACAAGCTGTTTGCGCACCTCAAGAAGACGAACCACGGCGTCTACATACCCAAGGCCAAGCCAGATGTCGAGGGCAAGCCTCCGGGCAAATCCAAGGGCAAGCGGAACAAGTAG
- the LOC128256954 gene encoding putative gamma-glutamylcyclotransferase CG2811 — MLRMASRVFVYGTLKRGEPNHHWLTKKENGQARFLGRGKTAAKFPLVVGTRYNIPFLLARPGEGNHIEGEIYEVDVAMFGKLDQLEDYPQYYDREEQAILTEQNENIQCWVYLIRNFPEKMMAKKLIASYHNTPEQPYSENYLNSSPEDLATDE; from the exons ATGCTGAGAATGGCGTCGAGGGTCTTTGTGTACGGCACGCTGAAGCGCGGGGAGCCCAACCACCACTGGCTCACCAAAAAGGAGAACGGCCAGGCCCGGTTTCTGGGAAGGGGCAAGACGGCGGCCAAGTTTCCCCTGGTGGTGGGCACCCGCTACAACATTCCTTTCCTGCTGGCCCGCCCGGGCGAGGGGAACCACATAGAAGGCGAGATTTACGAGGTGGACGTGGCCATGTTCGGCAAACTGGACCAGCTGGAAGACTACCCACAGTACTACGATCGCGAGGAACAGGCCATATTGACGGAACAGAATGA GAATATCCAGTGTTGGGTGTATCTCATCAGAAACTTCCCGGAGAAGATGATGGCCAAGAAGCTGATAGCCTCGTACCACAACACGCCGGAGCAGCCGTACAGCGAGAA CTACCTGAACAGCAGCCCAGAGGACTTGGCCACGGATGAGTGA
- the LOC128256979 gene encoding epidermal growth factor-like protein has translation MPLTKMPRRMVFLQLLMLCILVQGHYYYDYGYWEINEPPPLCSDYEMLVVNTHQCVRRCNIVCRDGVCFEDGPCPCADQYMAGNPDGLVCASECLPGCREAGGYCAAPDLCVCRNDRHYYFDPLSQKCRHRAARLLDPCLGRCTHGSCSSDGQCICAQGYELRASLLHGHQCMPICDHNCGPQAYCFAPNLCACRHKHHHYARKGICSRDY, from the exons ATGCCATTGACCAAGATGCCGCGTCGGATGGTCTTTCTGCAGCTGCTGATGCTGTGCATTCTGGTGCAGGGCCACTACTACTACGACTATGGCTACTGGGAGATCAACGAGCCTCCGCCGTTGTGTTCGGACTACGAGATGCTGGTAGTCAACACCCACCAGTGCGTGAGGCGCTGCAACATAGTGTGCCGGGATGGGGTCTGCTTCGAGGACGGACCCTGTCCTTGTGCCGATCAGTATATGGCCGGGAATCCGGACGGACTGGTCTGTGCCTCCGAGTGCCTCCCTGGATGTCGTGAAGCCGGTGGCTACTGCGCTGCCCCCGACCTGTGTGTGTGCCGTAATGACAGGCACTATTACTTCGATCCCCTGTCCCAAAAGTGCCGTCACAGGGCGGCCCGACTGCTGGACCCATGTCTCGG GCGCTGCACCCATGGCAGCTGCTCCTCCGACGGCCAGTGTATCTGTGCTCAGGGCTACGAATTAAGGGCCAGTCTGCTCCACGGACATCAATGTATGCCCATCTGTGATCA CAATTGCGGACCCCAAGCCTACTGCTTCGCTCCCAACTTGTGCGCCTGCCGTCACAAACACCACCATTATGCTCGCAAAGGAATCTGCTCCAGGGACTATTGA